A window of Garciella nitratireducens DSM 15102 contains these coding sequences:
- the pstC gene encoding phosphate ABC transporter permease subunit PstC, with protein MTLKKIRHDWRKKKKIGENLIEKLFFICAFIAVLSIILITMFIFYRGLPAIAEIGFKDFILKKEWRPSAKQYGIFSMIIGSIYSTIGAIIVGVPIGVLTAIFLSEMVPKPIVKILKPCVELLAGIPSVVYGFFGLTVFVPLIHEYLGGSGNSLLATSLILGIMILPTIINISMSSINAVPKEYKEGSLALGVTHIQTIFRVILPAARSGILAAVVLGIGRAIGETMAVVLVSGNSPIVPGALIDKLRTMTGHIALEMKYAMGLQEDALFATGVVLFIFIMIINLILNILTHKAGDMDE; from the coding sequence ATGACATTAAAAAAAATCCGTCATGATTGGCGAAAAAAGAAAAAAATAGGAGAGAATTTAATTGAAAAATTATTTTTTATTTGTGCCTTTATTGCTGTTTTAAGTATTATATTGATTACTATGTTTATTTTTTATAGGGGATTACCAGCAATAGCAGAAATTGGTTTTAAAGATTTTATATTGAAAAAAGAATGGAGACCTTCAGCGAAACAATATGGTATTTTTTCTATGATTATAGGTTCGATTTATTCCACAATAGGAGCTATTATTGTTGGAGTACCTATTGGAGTTTTAACAGCAATTTTTCTTTCGGAAATGGTACCTAAACCAATTGTAAAAATTCTTAAACCTTGTGTGGAACTTTTAGCTGGAATTCCATCCGTTGTTTATGGATTTTTTGGATTAACAGTATTTGTACCTTTGATACATGAATATTTAGGGGGAAGTGGAAATAGTTTACTTGCAACTAGTTTGATTTTAGGGATTATGATTTTACCTACTATTATAAATATATCTATGTCCTCTATTAATGCCGTTCCTAAGGAGTATAAAGAAGGATCTTTAGCATTAGGAGTAACCCATATACAAACAATTTTTAGAGTGATATTACCTGCAGCTAGATCAGGAATATTGGCAGCAGTTGTATTAGGAATTGGAAGAGCGATTGGAGAAACCATGGCTGTGGTTTTAGTTTCTGGGAACTCCCCTATTGTTCCAGGAGCGTTAATAGATAAATTAAGAACAATGACAGGTCATATCGCTTTAGAAATGAAATATGCAATGGGATTACAAGAAGATGCTTTATTTGCAACGGGAGTGGTCTTATTTATATTTATTATGATAATAAATCTTATTTTAAATATTCTTACTCATAAAGCTGGTGACATGGATGAATAA
- a CDS encoding response regulator transcription factor has protein sequence MAKEKILIIEDEQHIQELLTYNLQQREYKVVNLLDGTRAIETIEREKPDLILLDIMLPGKDGIEICKELKRKRESENIPIIMLTARGEEFDKVLGLEIGADDYITKPFSIKELIARVRAILRRMSSKTTYPKTILQIGDIIIDNERYEVFKNNKRIELTLKEFELLKLLAENKGKVLTREFLLNKIWGYEYGGETRTVDVHIRHLRKKLEDDDKEPRYIETIRGVGYRITE, from the coding sequence ATGGCAAAAGAAAAAATATTAATTATTGAGGACGAACAGCATATTCAAGAGCTATTAACCTATAATTTACAACAAAGAGAGTATAAGGTAGTAAATTTATTAGATGGAACTAGAGCAATAGAAACGATTGAAAGAGAAAAGCCAGATTTAATTCTTTTAGATATTATGCTTCCAGGGAAAGATGGAATTGAAATTTGTAAGGAATTAAAGAGAAAAAGAGAGAGTGAAAATATTCCTATTATTATGTTAACTGCTAGAGGGGAAGAATTTGATAAGGTTCTAGGATTAGAAATAGGAGCAGATGATTATATTACAAAACCATTTAGTATCAAGGAATTGATTGCGAGAGTTAGAGCAATCTTACGAAGGATGAGTAGTAAAACAACTTACCCAAAAACAATTTTACAAATTGGGGATATCATAATAGATAATGAAAGATATGAAGTGTTTAAAAATAATAAACGGATTGAATTAACTTTAAAAGAGTTTGAATTATTGAAATTGTTGGCAGAAAATAAAGGAAAAGTGCTAACACGAGAGTTTCTTCTAAATAAAATATGGGGATATGAATATGGTGGAGAAACAAGAACTGTAGATGTACATATTCGTCATTTACGAAAAAAACTAGAAGATGATGATAAAGAACCTAGATATATAGAGACTATCCGAGGAGTAGGATATCGTATTACAGAATAA
- a CDS encoding YIEGIA family protein: MNQYLPMITISILMGTLARINLLRADYRQYPSYPKGYISHFTFGIIASSLGAVAIPAIIQKDFQAITFLSIAATQFREVRGMERESLENLEDTELVPRGKAYIEDIAKAFESRNYIAMLTAIISSLVIQFYLFFINKQAAFFIQWIIGMIAGIFSIVILSRFTKGKIIEDIADVVPAKIYFKGPLLCIGDITIMNVGFEDSKKILLEKGMAILIKPKDDDAMATLSNIGLRQAIQHNVAVQLGIRKDVDEPDFTPLARRSAENGSIGLFIVAMEPDMECFIAAVKRVPVLESSQRKPLKSYAGKKAAD; the protein is encoded by the coding sequence ATGAATCAATATTTACCAATGATTACAATCTCGATTTTAATGGGAACTTTAGCAAGAATTAATTTATTAAGAGCAGATTATAGACAATATCCAAGTTATCCCAAAGGATATATTTCTCATTTTACCTTTGGCATTATAGCTTCTTCATTAGGAGCAGTTGCTATTCCAGCTATTATACAAAAAGATTTTCAAGCGATTACTTTTTTATCTATTGCTGCAACGCAATTTAGAGAAGTAAGAGGTATGGAAAGAGAAAGTTTAGAAAATTTAGAAGATACTGAATTAGTTCCAAGAGGAAAAGCTTATATTGAAGATATTGCTAAAGCTTTTGAATCTAGAAATTATATAGCTATGTTAACAGCTATTATTTCTAGTTTAGTAATTCAATTTTATTTATTTTTTATAAATAAACAGGCAGCGTTTTTTATTCAGTGGATTATAGGTATGATAGCTGGGATATTTTCTATTGTTATATTATCTAGATTTACAAAAGGGAAAATAATAGAAGATATAGCAGATGTAGTACCTGCTAAAATTTATTTTAAGGGTCCTCTATTATGTATAGGAGATATTACTATTATGAATGTGGGATTTGAAGATTCAAAAAAAATATTACTTGAAAAAGGAATGGCAATATTGATTAAACCAAAAGATGATGATGCAATGGCAACTTTATCTAATATAGGTTTACGTCAAGCAATACAACATAATGTGGCAGTTCAACTTGGAATTAGAAAAGATGTAGATGAACCAGACTTTACTCCATTAGCAAGAAGAAGTGCTGAGAATGGAAGTATAGGACTATTTATTGTAGCTATGGAACCAGATATGGAATGCTTTATAGCAGCGGTAAAAAGAGTTCCTGTATTAGAAAGTTCTCAAAGAAAGCCTTTAAAATCATATGCAGGGAAAAAAGCTGCGGATTAA
- a CDS encoding DUF3189 family protein, with protein sequence MVYYCYGGAHSSVIASSIHVGMLPINRIPTAKEILAIPYFDITPNDKIGSLLYMGIDSWGNEIYCMGWGIYKNDILSLIFLLTNEEDNFIFDHTIFVDALPVANQWIKLGGLLSRRLGLVKIGRPLVIKGVQRRYFHFIKLVETVKAHNIRKQ encoded by the coding sequence GTGGTTTATTATTGTTATGGGGGAGCTCATTCTTCTGTTATCGCATCTTCGATTCATGTAGGAATGTTACCAATTAATAGAATTCCGACTGCTAAAGAAATTTTAGCAATACCTTACTTTGATATAACACCTAATGATAAAATCGGTTCTCTTTTATATATGGGAATAGATTCATGGGGAAATGAAATTTATTGTATGGGGTGGGGGATTTATAAAAATGATATTTTATCTCTGATTTTTTTATTAACAAATGAAGAGGATAATTTTATATTTGATCATACTATTTTTGTTGATGCTCTTCCTGTAGCAAATCAATGGATAAAGTTAGGGGGGCTTTTATCTAGAAGATTAGGTTTAGTTAAAATAGGAAGACCTCTGGTTATAAAAGGAGTTCAAAGAAGGTATTTTCATTTCATAAAATTAGTAGAAACTGTAAAGGCTCATAATATTAGAAAACAATAA
- the spoIIP gene encoding stage II sporulation protein P, translating to MRNKKIKAVIPVIFILSMIFTTIVYADDWYEKEDGYYTIYDQTSNKVLCLIAAKVSQGDEYVSDDNKLYEVIKVKDKNHIAYAKYKEEIKLPEISSTKQEALALMAKQQNRIIGIYHTHSDESYVPTDGTSSINGKGGIYKVGDALTASLKKDGVQVIHRQELHLPHDAGAYRRSRPTNKKILQQAPAAVFDVHRDAIPSEQYDFKVNGKPATKVRIVLGQKNQNIEKNKNLAYKLKAVADEMYPGMIKDIYIGKGNYNQDMAPNSALLEIGTHENKREAAENTANVLGNVLTVAVFGGQKQVAAENGQPSKIVKNTEPAQTDNTGTSGGLLIVLGIAIVLGVGYLFISNSGKELRSKFGDKFSSFLGNRKK from the coding sequence ATGAGAAATAAAAAAATAAAAGCAGTAATTCCTGTTATATTTATACTATCAATGATCTTTACAACTATTGTTTATGCTGATGATTGGTATGAAAAAGAAGATGGATATTATACAATTTACGATCAAACGTCTAATAAAGTACTATGTTTAATTGCCGCTAAAGTGTCGCAAGGAGATGAATATGTTAGTGATGATAATAAGCTTTATGAAGTAATAAAAGTTAAGGATAAAAATCATATAGCTTATGCAAAATATAAAGAAGAAATAAAATTACCTGAAATTTCTTCTACAAAGCAAGAGGCTTTAGCCTTAATGGCAAAACAACAAAATAGAATAATAGGAATTTATCATACGCATAGTGATGAATCTTATGTACCTACTGATGGAACTTCTAGCATTAATGGAAAAGGTGGTATTTATAAGGTTGGAGATGCTTTGACAGCAAGTTTAAAAAAAGATGGAGTACAAGTTATTCATAGGCAGGAGCTTCATTTACCTCATGATGCGGGTGCTTATAGGAGATCTCGTCCTACTAATAAAAAGATACTACAACAAGCTCCTGCAGCAGTATTTGATGTTCACAGAGATGCGATTCCTTCAGAACAATATGATTTTAAAGTAAATGGAAAACCTGCTACAAAGGTAAGAATCGTGCTGGGACAAAAAAACCAAAATATTGAAAAAAATAAGAATTTAGCATATAAATTAAAAGCAGTAGCAGATGAAATGTATCCTGGAATGATCAAGGATATCTATATAGGAAAAGGAAATTATAATCAAGATATGGCTCCCAATTCTGCTTTATTAGAAATAGGAACCCATGAAAATAAGCGTGAGGCAGCAGAGAATACAGCAAATGTTTTAGGAAATGTTCTTACAGTTGCAGTATTTGGAGGGCAAAAACAAGTAGCTGCGGAAAATGGTCAGCCTAGTAAAATTGTAAAAAATACGGAACCTGCACAAACAGATAATACAGGTACTAGTGGAGGATTATTGATTGTTTTAGGAATCGCAATAGTTTTAGGAGTAGGATATTTATTTATCAGTAATAGTGGAAAAGAATTACGATCAAAATTTGGAGATAAATTCTCTAGTTTTTTAGGAAATAGAAAAAAATAA
- a CDS encoding phosphate ABC transporter substrate-binding protein produces MKKLYRKGILILTLLLSLFLVFVGCSTKEVTKKSNGEESESTTKEIMGKDLEGTITLIGSTSVTPIAQVIGDSFMKEYPNVKIEVQGVGSSAGIKATNDGLADIGMSSRDLKEEEKELGIKENIIAYDGIAVVVHPNNKINNLTQEQIGKIFKGEITNWNEVGGKDEKIDVISREEGSGTRSAFEELMGLESEKGSLVRQDATFADGNGAIVSNVAQKENAIGYISLSYLNDTVKALTIDGVEPTIENIKSGDYAVSRPFLMLTKGKVSDIAQAYLDYVLSEKGQKIVEENGVISID; encoded by the coding sequence ATGAAGAAGCTTTACAGGAAAGGTATTTTAATATTAACTTTACTTTTGAGTTTATTTTTAGTTTTTGTAGGATGTTCTACAAAGGAGGTTACAAAAAAATCAAATGGAGAAGAATCAGAATCTACAACAAAAGAAATAATGGGGAAAGATTTAGAAGGCACTATTACTTTGATAGGTTCTACTTCGGTAACTCCTATAGCACAAGTAATTGGAGATTCCTTTATGAAAGAATATCCCAATGTAAAAATAGAGGTACAAGGGGTCGGATCCTCAGCAGGGATTAAGGCAACCAATGATGGTTTAGCAGATATTGGAATGTCTTCAAGGGATTTAAAAGAGGAAGAAAAAGAATTAGGAATTAAAGAAAATATCATTGCTTATGATGGAATTGCTGTTGTAGTGCATCCTAATAATAAAATAAACAATTTAACCCAAGAACAAATTGGAAAGATTTTTAAAGGGGAAATTACTAATTGGAATGAAGTGGGTGGCAAAGATGAAAAAATTGATGTAATTAGCCGAGAAGAAGGTTCTGGTACAAGAAGTGCTTTTGAGGAATTGATGGGGTTAGAAAGTGAGAAGGGATCTCTTGTAAGACAAGATGCTACTTTTGCAGATGGAAATGGAGCAATTGTATCTAATGTAGCACAAAAAGAAAATGCGATTGGATATATATCTTTATCTTATTTAAATGATACAGTAAAGGCTTTAACCATAGATGGAGTAGAACCTACAATTGAAAATATTAAATCTGGAGATTATGCAGTATCTAGACCGTTTTTAATGCTAACAAAAGGGAAAGTAAGTGACATAGCACAAGCTTATTTAGATTATGTATTAAGTGAAAAAGGTCAAAAAATTGTAGAAGAAAACGGAGTTATTTCTATAGATTAA
- the pnpS gene encoding two-component system histidine kinase PnpS: MYKKILTGFILILIIGISLTGFLSMEVAKNTYVGYMEKTLRKDCYLVKEYAFDQDIDLKNINVKKILPIIKMTNNRITIIDIDGKVIYDSHEKIKNMDNHKHRSEVQEALHQKESSVVRYSKTLKKDMMYYAIPLKDKDRVLGVLRISIPLDEANFINKNMFISLVVSSLIGIIIASIIAYRYLYYTTKPIKELTAAVKDIAGGNFSRRITILPKDEFGELGISFNEMAKQLQLSMETLKIQNIKLETILNSMPEGIIAVDTQKNIMLINPSAREIFHIKEKEQIIGKNILENIRNHQFYKVMNDILINQEREPIEIKIDASETKILRISSAPIRYISKYERIRGIILIIEDITQLRKLENVRRDFIANVSHELKTPITSIRGFVETLRSGEVQDENMQKRFLEIIDLESERLIRLVEDILTLSDLENNLELIQMEKIDVKETLNEIIAIMRQLASKKEITIRSNIEENMNLLYFTKDKFKQMMINLIDNAIKYTPKGGKVEVNAYQNKNQLQIEIKDTGIGIPKEDIPRLFERFYRVDKARSRSAGGTGLGLAIVKHILQLMNGKIKVESELGKGTSFILFIPITTN, translated from the coding sequence ATGTATAAAAAAATACTTACTGGATTTATATTGATTTTAATTATCGGAATATCATTAACAGGTTTTTTATCTATGGAAGTAGCAAAAAATACTTATGTTGGTTATATGGAGAAGACTCTTAGAAAGGATTGTTATTTAGTAAAAGAGTATGCTTTTGACCAGGATATAGATTTAAAAAATATAAATGTAAAAAAAATATTACCTATTATAAAGATGACTAATAATAGAATTACTATTATCGATATTGATGGGAAAGTAATTTATGATTCTCATGAAAAAATAAAAAATATGGACAATCATAAACATCGATCAGAAGTTCAAGAAGCACTTCATCAAAAAGAATCTAGCGTGGTAAGATATAGCAAAACTCTTAAAAAAGATATGATGTACTATGCTATCCCTTTAAAAGATAAGGATCGAGTACTAGGGGTATTAAGAATTTCTATTCCTTTGGATGAGGCTAATTTTATCAATAAAAATATGTTTATTAGTTTAGTGGTATCTTCTTTAATAGGAATTATTATTGCTTCTATCATAGCTTATAGATATTTATATTATACTACTAAACCTATTAAAGAACTAACAGCAGCAGTCAAAGATATTGCAGGAGGAAATTTTTCTCGAAGGATTACAATTTTACCAAAGGATGAATTTGGAGAATTAGGAATTTCTTTCAATGAAATGGCAAAACAACTTCAACTTTCTATGGAAACATTAAAAATACAAAATATTAAATTAGAAACGATATTAAATAGTATGCCAGAAGGAATTATTGCAGTGGATACACAAAAAAATATTATGCTAATTAATCCATCCGCTAGAGAAATATTTCATATAAAGGAAAAGGAACAAATAATCGGAAAAAATATTTTAGAAAATATAAGAAATCATCAATTCTATAAAGTGATGAATGATATCTTAATAAATCAAGAAAGGGAACCAATAGAGATTAAAATAGATGCTTCTGAAACAAAAATTTTGAGAATATCCTCGGCTCCTATTAGATATATTTCTAAATATGAGAGAATTAGAGGCATTATTTTAATTATTGAAGATATTACCCAATTAAGAAAGTTAGAAAATGTTAGAAGAGATTTTATAGCAAATGTTTCTCATGAATTAAAAACGCCAATTACTTCCATAAGAGGTTTTGTTGAGACTTTAAGAAGTGGTGAAGTACAAGATGAAAATATGCAAAAAAGATTTTTAGAAATTATAGATTTAGAATCAGAACGATTAATTCGTTTAGTCGAAGATATTCTTACTTTATCTGATCTTGAAAATAATTTAGAATTGATTCAAATGGAAAAAATTGATGTTAAAGAAACATTAAATGAAATTATTGCAATTATGAGACAATTAGCTTCTAAAAAAGAGATTACCATAAGGTCCAATATTGAAGAAAATATGAATCTTTTATATTTTACAAAGGATAAATTTAAACAAATGATGATTAATTTAATTGATAATGCCATAAAGTATACTCCTAAGGGAGGAAAAGTAGAAGTGAATGCTTATCAAAATAAAAATCAACTACAGATAGAGATAAAAGATACAGGGATAGGAATTCCTAAAGAAGATATTCCAAGATTATTTGAGAGATTTTATCGTGTAGATAAAGCTCGTTCGAGATCAGCAGGAGGTACGGGTTTAGGGTTAGCTATTGTAAAACATATTTTACAATTAATGAATGGGAAAATAAAAGTAGAAAGTGAATTAGGAAAGGGAACAAGTTTTATTCTTTTCATTCCAATTACTACAAATTAG
- a CDS encoding capping complex subunit for YIEGIA, with protein MDVGIKEYIIAIVTIDPEKVSSGGVPVFFAKDEEERERVSLYIAKVTLGMIHDLHNGCYIIVRH; from the coding sequence ATGGATGTTGGGATAAAGGAATATATTATTGCAATTGTTACTATCGACCCTGAAAAAGTTTCTTCTGGAGGGGTTCCTGTATTTTTTGCAAAAGATGAAGAGGAAAGAGAAAGAGTGTCTTTATATATTGCAAAAGTTACATTAGGAATGATTCACGATTTACATAATGGATGCTATATTATAGTAAGGCATTAA
- the pstB gene encoding phosphate ABC transporter ATP-binding protein PstB gives MDHTKIKIKDLNLYYGDFHALKNINMEIKEKKISALIGPSGCGKSTFLKTLNRMNDLVRNIMITGEVRLDDVNIYENIDVIKLRKRVGIVFQKPNPFPMSIYDNIAYGPRAHGVKKKSQLDEIVEKSLKGAAIWEEVKDRLKTNALSLSGGQQQRICIARVLAVEPEVLLMDEPTSALDPASTLKIEELMKDLKRNYTVVIVTHNMQQAGRISDYTSFFLNGEVVETGLTEDIFYRPLDKRTEDYITGRFG, from the coding sequence ATGGATCATACAAAAATAAAAATAAAAGATTTAAATTTGTACTATGGAGATTTTCATGCTTTAAAAAATATTAATATGGAGATTAAAGAAAAAAAAATTTCTGCTTTAATTGGGCCTTCAGGATGTGGAAAATCTACTTTTCTAAAAACTTTAAATAGGATGAATGATTTAGTAAGAAATATAATGATTACTGGAGAAGTTCGATTAGATGATGTTAATATTTATGAAAATATTGATGTAATTAAGTTAAGAAAACGAGTAGGAATAGTTTTTCAAAAGCCCAATCCTTTTCCAATGAGTATTTATGATAATATTGCATATGGTCCAAGAGCTCATGGGGTTAAGAAAAAATCTCAATTGGATGAGATTGTTGAAAAAAGTTTAAAAGGAGCTGCTATATGGGAAGAGGTAAAAGACAGATTAAAAACTAATGCTTTAAGTCTTTCGGGTGGACAACAGCAAAGAATTTGTATAGCAAGAGTATTAGCTGTAGAACCAGAGGTTTTATTAATGGATGAACCTACTTCTGCCCTAGATCCAGCTTCCACACTAAAAATAGAGGAATTAATGAAAGATTTAAAAAGGAACTACACTGTTGTAATTGTAACCCATAATATGCAACAAGCTGGAAGGATTTCGGATTATACATCATTTTTCTTAAATGGAGAAGTAGTGGAAACAGGTCTTACCGAAGATATCTTTTATCGTCCTTTAGATAAAAGAACAGAGGATTATATAACTGGAAGATTTGGTTAA
- a CDS encoding SoxR reducing system RseC family protein, with product MREIGEVVGIEKGYAKVRIKRTEACARCGACNMGQAKSIDFLAKNMASAKIGDKVEIETQTNNVLKASFIMYGIPLLFFLIGTLLAYFIANQLGMIQWNNLISFIAGIIWTLVSYLLIKKNENKFSQDTGYQAVINKIIRS from the coding sequence ATGCGAGAGATAGGAGAAGTTGTTGGAATAGAGAAAGGTTATGCAAAGGTAAGGATAAAGCGTACTGAAGCTTGTGCAAGATGCGGTGCATGTAATATGGGGCAAGCTAAATCTATAGATTTTTTAGCGAAAAATATGGCTTCTGCTAAAATCGGAGATAAAGTGGAGATTGAAACTCAAACAAATAATGTACTAAAGGCATCTTTTATTATGTATGGAATTCCTCTACTATTTTTCCTTATAGGTACTTTATTAGCATATTTTATAGCAAATCAATTAGGGATGATTCAATGGAATAATTTGATAAGTTTTATTGCAGGAATTATATGGACATTGGTATCTTATTTATTGATTAAAAAAAATGAAAATAAATTTAGCCAAGATACTGGATATCAAGCAGTAATTAATAAAATTATCAGATCATAA
- the phoU gene encoding phosphate signaling complex protein PhoU codes for MTTRSYFDEELKKVHENILLMSAMVEKMLENSIKALKEHNIELGQKVIHDDDAIDRKEIEIQDFCIKLLAKQHPLAKDLRLVTAALKIINDLERIADNAVDIAKIVIRISNEKYMKHLIDIPRMADLTILILKDAIDSYIEENISFANEVSLRDNQIDALFKQIYLELLDYMMEDPKKFAQATHFIFIARYLERVADHATNICEAVIYLVTGEYKDLND; via the coding sequence ATGACAACTCGTTCTTATTTTGATGAAGAATTAAAAAAAGTGCACGAAAATATTTTGTTGATGAGTGCTATGGTAGAAAAAATGTTAGAAAATTCAATAAAAGCGTTAAAAGAACATAATATCGAATTAGGACAAAAGGTAATTCATGATGATGATGCAATAGATAGAAAGGAAATTGAGATTCAAGACTTTTGTATTAAACTCCTTGCAAAACAACATCCATTGGCAAAAGATTTAAGACTGGTTACTGCAGCACTGAAAATAATTAACGATTTGGAAAGAATCGCAGATAATGCTGTAGATATTGCTAAGATTGTAATTAGGATTTCTAATGAAAAATATATGAAACATTTAATTGATATCCCTCGTATGGCTGATTTAACGATTCTGATATTAAAAGATGCAATAGATTCTTATATAGAAGAAAATATTTCCTTTGCCAATGAAGTTTCTTTAAGAGATAATCAAATAGATGCTTTATTTAAACAAATTTATTTAGAATTATTGGATTATATGATGGAGGATCCTAAAAAATTTGCACAGGCGACGCATTTTATTTTTATAGCTAGATATCTAGAACGTGTAGCAGATCATGCCACAAATATATGTGAAGCAGTTATTTATTTAGTAACAGGAGAGTATAAAGATTTAAATGATTAA
- the pstA gene encoding phosphate ABC transporter permease PstA, protein MNKKKWPIKDIILNLCIWMAAIFTIGVLLWILVYILMHGLGKISFDFLIGTPREIKNAIWPMIVTTIYLVIITIIISTPIGICAAIYLVEYAKPGKIVNLIRFATESLAGIPSILYGLFGMIFFAIFDIGFSILSGGFTLSIMVLPNIIRTTEEALRAVPNGYREASLGLGVSKLRTILYVVLPSALPGILTAVILNIGRIVGESAAVYYTVGMVPEVPGSFLDSGRTLAVHMYLLASEMVDFDTAYATATVLIIIIIVINFIANMIGNLLDKK, encoded by the coding sequence ATGAATAAAAAAAAGTGGCCTATTAAAGATATAATTTTGAATTTATGTATATGGATGGCGGCTATTTTTACAATAGGAGTTTTATTATGGATTTTAGTATACATTCTTATGCATGGATTGGGGAAAATTAGTTTTGATTTTTTAATAGGTACTCCAAGAGAAATTAAAAATGCCATATGGCCAATGATAGTAACGACTATTTATTTAGTAATAATTACGATAATAATTTCTACTCCTATTGGTATTTGTGCAGCAATTTATTTAGTGGAGTATGCAAAACCTGGGAAAATAGTAAATTTAATTCGATTTGCCACTGAAAGTTTAGCAGGGATTCCTTCTATTTTATATGGACTTTTTGGTATGATTTTTTTTGCTATTTTTGATATAGGATTTTCTATTTTATCTGGTGGATTTACTTTAAGTATTATGGTGTTACCTAATATTATTCGTACTACTGAAGAAGCATTAAGAGCTGTTCCTAATGGATATCGTGAGGCAAGTCTAGGATTAGGAGTAAGCAAACTTAGAACCATTTTGTATGTTGTGTTACCTAGTGCTTTACCTGGAATTTTAACAGCAGTAATTCTTAATATTGGAAGAATTGTTGGAGAAAGTGCTGCTGTTTACTATACTGTAGGTATGGTTCCTGAAGTTCCAGGAAGTTTCTTAGATTCAGGAAGAACTTTAGCAGTTCATATGTATTTATTGGCAAGTGAAATGGTGGATTTTGATACCGCTTATGCAACTGCTACGGTACTGATTATTATTATAATAGTAATTAATTTCATAGCAAATATGATAGGAAATTTATTAGATAAAAAATAG
- a CDS encoding DUF1614 domain-containing protein yields MSLGILLLSILTILVLFGFAGGVLDRMRLNDKAVALFLIAMIIGTFLPDIPLGNRLSINIGGAIIPIALVVYLFVKAGTVKEKIRSILASIISAMIVFFISKFFTGDEYSTIFSDPFLIYGLIGGLVSYIIGRSRRAAFMAGIMGIVLSDLLQAVLNIINGIPGEIRIGGAGVIDATVISGIIAVILAEIIGETREKIQGGTDKKDMTFNHSEFASSLGEKLLKKDQKKDKNIIDKGRDQDEK; encoded by the coding sequence ATGTCATTAGGAATTCTTTTATTAAGTATTTTAACCATACTTGTCTTATTTGGTTTTGCAGGGGGCGTATTGGATAGAATGAGATTAAATGATAAAGCCGTAGCATTATTTCTTATTGCTATGATTATAGGAACATTTTTACCAGATATCCCTTTAGGAAATAGATTGAGTATCAATATTGGTGGAGCTATTATACCTATAGCTTTAGTTGTTTATTTATTTGTAAAAGCAGGAACAGTAAAAGAAAAAATTAGGTCTATTTTAGCTTCTATTATTTCTGCTATGATCGTATTTTTTATCAGCAAATTTTTTACAGGAGATGAATATTCGACTATATTTAGTGATCCATTTTTAATTTATGGTTTAATAGGAGGATTGGTTTCTTATATAATCGGGCGTTCAAGAAGAGCAGCTTTTATGGCTGGTATTATGGGTATTGTATTGTCTGATTTACTCCAAGCAGTTTTAAATATAATTAACGGAATTCCAGGAGAAATTCGAATAGGAGGGGCAGGTGTAATTGATGCTACTGTTATATCTGGGATAATAGCTGTTATTCTTGCAGAAATTATCGGTGAGACAAGGGAAAAAATACAAGGAGGAACAGATAAAAAAGATATGACCTTTAATCATTCTGAATTTGCTAGTTCTTTAGGGGAAAAATTATTAAAAAAAGATCAGAAAAAAGACAAGAATATTATTGATAAAGGGAGAGATCAAGATGAGAAATAA